From Syngnathus typhle isolate RoL2023-S1 ecotype Sweden linkage group LG13, RoL_Styp_1.0, whole genome shotgun sequence, a single genomic window includes:
- the LOC133165737 gene encoding E3 ubiquitin-protein ligase TRIM47-like isoform X3, whose translation MAQAGVVLDKDQFTCSVCLDVLRDPVTIPCGHSYCSDCIRNYWDQDEYLGVFMCPQCRQSFSPRPALARSTLLADVVDRFQRSGLQEVPAGGGGQQQQSLAEAGDVECDVCPGRKNKAVNSCLVCLASYCELHVRPHHDSAVFKKHKLVSAFKRLQESVCQRHDKLLEVYCRTDKQRICSMCLADEHKGHDTVLVERQLGEMKLSSQQSIQQREKEVQELRQAIFSLNRLARLATETSDGVFTDLVRSMELKRFEVRELIKAQQKQVVSQAERLLEKIQKEITEQKKREADLDRLTLADDHLLFLQSCQALEALPPVTSPIPAIAVEPGLTFATKAVCDFKSLLQEFCQDGFVSIYEKVREVVITAPPNLPVHIDVTGPSANVTAPLAEIHPPVQMEETEFLSPGLDQSHMSPLNPFLSPGPVVPIFVFSASGWFQIVYGLQAEEPSAPQSSQKEMRPLDIISHSKP comes from the exons ATGGCCCAGGCAGGGGTGGTCCTGGACAAAGATCAGTTCACCTGCTCTGTGTGTCTGGATGTCCTGCGAGATCCGGTGACCATCCCGTGCGGCCATAGCTACTGCTCCGACTGCATCCGCAACTACTGGGACCAGGATGAATACCTCGGCGTGTTCATGTGCCCCCAGTGCCGACAAAGCTTCAGCCCGAGGCCAGCCCTCGCCCGCAGCACCTTGCTAGCCGACGTGGTGGACCGATTCCAGCGTAGCGGACTCCAGGAGGTCCCGGCAGGCGGAGgggggcaacaacaacaaagcctGGCGGAGGCCGGCGACGTGGAGTGCGACGTGTGCCCCGGGAGGAAGAACAAGGCGGTCAACTCTTGCTTGGTGTGCCTGGCGTCGTACTGCGAGCTGCACGTCCGGCCCCACCACGACTCGGCCGTATTTAAGAAGCACAAGCTGGTGTCAGCCTTCAAGAGGCTCCAGGAGAGCGTGTGCCAGCGTCACGATAAGCTGCTGGAGGTCTACTGCCGCACGGACAAGCAGCGCATCTGCTCCATGTGcctggcggatgaacacaaggGACACGACACCGTGCTGGTGGAG AGACAGCTGGGTGAGATGAAGCTCAGCTCCCAGCAGAGCATTCAGCAAAGAGAGAAGGAAGTTCAAGAGCTAAGACAAGCCATATTTTCTCTTAAT CGTTTAGCTCGGCTGGCGACGGAGACAAGCGACGGCGTCTTCACCGACCTTGTCCGCAGCATGGAGCTGAAGCGCTTCGAAGTGCGTGAGTTGATCAAGGCTCAGCAGAAGCAGGTCGTGAGTCAGGCCGAGCGGCTTCTAGAGAAGATCCAAAAGGAGATCACTGAGCAGAAGAAGCGAGAGGCCGATCTGGACCGGCTGACCCTCGCCGACGACCACCTGCTTTTCCTTCAG AGCTGTCAGGCGCTGGAAGCGCTGCCGCCCGTGACGTCGCCGATCCCTGCCATCGCCGTGGAACCCGGCTTGACGTTTGCCACAAAAGCCGTGTGCGACTTTAAATCGCTGTTGCAAGAGTTTTGCCAGGATGGCTTCGTCAGCATCTATGAGAAAG TGAGAGAAGTGGTGATCACGGCTCCCCCCAATTTGCCCGTCCACATCGACGTGACCGGGCCCTCGGCTAATGTGACAGCACCCTTGGCCGAAATTCACCCCCCTGTACAAATGGAGGAGACAG AGTTCCTGTCACCTGGTTTGGACCAAAGCCACATGAGCCCACTCAACCCATTCCTAAGCCCAGGACCGGTTGTGCCCATTTTTGTCTTCTCGGCTTCTGGTTG
- the LOC133165737 gene encoding E3 ubiquitin-protein ligase TRIM47-like isoform X1, translated as MAQAGVVLDKDQFTCSVCLDVLRDPVTIPCGHSYCSDCIRNYWDQDEYLGVFMCPQCRQSFSPRPALARSTLLADVVDRFQRSGLQEVPAGGGGQQQQSLAEAGDVECDVCPGRKNKAVNSCLVCLASYCELHVRPHHDSAVFKKHKLVSAFKRLQESVCQRHDKLLEVYCRTDKQRICSMCLADEHKGHDTVLVEVEIQVQQRQLGEMKLSSQQSIQQREKEVQELRQAIFSLNRLARLATETSDGVFTDLVRSMELKRFEVRELIKAQQKQVVSQAERLLEKIQKEITEQKKREADLDRLTLADDHLLFLQSCQALEALPPVTSPIPAIAVEPGLTFATKAVCDFKSLLQEFCQDGFVSIYEKVREVVITAPPNLPVHIDVTGPSANVTAPLAEIHPPVQMEETEFLSPGLDQSHMSPLNPFLSPGPVVPIFVFSASGWFQIVYGLQAEEPSAPQSSQKEMRPLDIISHSKP; from the exons ATGGCCCAGGCAGGGGTGGTCCTGGACAAAGATCAGTTCACCTGCTCTGTGTGTCTGGATGTCCTGCGAGATCCGGTGACCATCCCGTGCGGCCATAGCTACTGCTCCGACTGCATCCGCAACTACTGGGACCAGGATGAATACCTCGGCGTGTTCATGTGCCCCCAGTGCCGACAAAGCTTCAGCCCGAGGCCAGCCCTCGCCCGCAGCACCTTGCTAGCCGACGTGGTGGACCGATTCCAGCGTAGCGGACTCCAGGAGGTCCCGGCAGGCGGAGgggggcaacaacaacaaagcctGGCGGAGGCCGGCGACGTGGAGTGCGACGTGTGCCCCGGGAGGAAGAACAAGGCGGTCAACTCTTGCTTGGTGTGCCTGGCGTCGTACTGCGAGCTGCACGTCCGGCCCCACCACGACTCGGCCGTATTTAAGAAGCACAAGCTGGTGTCAGCCTTCAAGAGGCTCCAGGAGAGCGTGTGCCAGCGTCACGATAAGCTGCTGGAGGTCTACTGCCGCACGGACAAGCAGCGCATCTGCTCCATGTGcctggcggatgaacacaaggGACACGACACCGTGCTGGTGGAGGTGGAAATACAAGTGCAG CAGAGACAGCTGGGTGAGATGAAGCTCAGCTCCCAGCAGAGCATTCAGCAAAGAGAGAAGGAAGTTCAAGAGCTAAGACAAGCCATATTTTCTCTTAAT CGTTTAGCTCGGCTGGCGACGGAGACAAGCGACGGCGTCTTCACCGACCTTGTCCGCAGCATGGAGCTGAAGCGCTTCGAAGTGCGTGAGTTGATCAAGGCTCAGCAGAAGCAGGTCGTGAGTCAGGCCGAGCGGCTTCTAGAGAAGATCCAAAAGGAGATCACTGAGCAGAAGAAGCGAGAGGCCGATCTGGACCGGCTGACCCTCGCCGACGACCACCTGCTTTTCCTTCAG AGCTGTCAGGCGCTGGAAGCGCTGCCGCCCGTGACGTCGCCGATCCCTGCCATCGCCGTGGAACCCGGCTTGACGTTTGCCACAAAAGCCGTGTGCGACTTTAAATCGCTGTTGCAAGAGTTTTGCCAGGATGGCTTCGTCAGCATCTATGAGAAAG TGAGAGAAGTGGTGATCACGGCTCCCCCCAATTTGCCCGTCCACATCGACGTGACCGGGCCCTCGGCTAATGTGACAGCACCCTTGGCCGAAATTCACCCCCCTGTACAAATGGAGGAGACAG AGTTCCTGTCACCTGGTTTGGACCAAAGCCACATGAGCCCACTCAACCCATTCCTAAGCCCAGGACCGGTTGTGCCCATTTTTGTCTTCTCGGCTTCTGGTTG
- the LOC133165737 gene encoding E3 ubiquitin-protein ligase TRIM47-like isoform X2, with amino-acid sequence MAQAGVVLDKDQFTCSVCLDVLRDPVTIPCGHSYCSDCIRNYWDQDEYLGVFMCPQCRQSFSPRPALARSTLLADVVDRFQRSGLQEVPAGGGGQQQQSLAEAGDVECDVCPGRKNKAVNSCLVCLASYCELHVRPHHDSAVFKKHKLVSAFKRLQESVCQRHDKLLEVYCRTDKQRICSMCLADEHKGHDTVLVEVEIQRQLGEMKLSSQQSIQQREKEVQELRQAIFSLNRLARLATETSDGVFTDLVRSMELKRFEVRELIKAQQKQVVSQAERLLEKIQKEITEQKKREADLDRLTLADDHLLFLQSCQALEALPPVTSPIPAIAVEPGLTFATKAVCDFKSLLQEFCQDGFVSIYEKVREVVITAPPNLPVHIDVTGPSANVTAPLAEIHPPVQMEETEFLSPGLDQSHMSPLNPFLSPGPVVPIFVFSASGWFQIVYGLQAEEPSAPQSSQKEMRPLDIISHSKP; translated from the exons ATGGCCCAGGCAGGGGTGGTCCTGGACAAAGATCAGTTCACCTGCTCTGTGTGTCTGGATGTCCTGCGAGATCCGGTGACCATCCCGTGCGGCCATAGCTACTGCTCCGACTGCATCCGCAACTACTGGGACCAGGATGAATACCTCGGCGTGTTCATGTGCCCCCAGTGCCGACAAAGCTTCAGCCCGAGGCCAGCCCTCGCCCGCAGCACCTTGCTAGCCGACGTGGTGGACCGATTCCAGCGTAGCGGACTCCAGGAGGTCCCGGCAGGCGGAGgggggcaacaacaacaaagcctGGCGGAGGCCGGCGACGTGGAGTGCGACGTGTGCCCCGGGAGGAAGAACAAGGCGGTCAACTCTTGCTTGGTGTGCCTGGCGTCGTACTGCGAGCTGCACGTCCGGCCCCACCACGACTCGGCCGTATTTAAGAAGCACAAGCTGGTGTCAGCCTTCAAGAGGCTCCAGGAGAGCGTGTGCCAGCGTCACGATAAGCTGCTGGAGGTCTACTGCCGCACGGACAAGCAGCGCATCTGCTCCATGTGcctggcggatgaacacaaggGACACGACACCGTGCTGGTGGAGGTGGAAATACAA AGACAGCTGGGTGAGATGAAGCTCAGCTCCCAGCAGAGCATTCAGCAAAGAGAGAAGGAAGTTCAAGAGCTAAGACAAGCCATATTTTCTCTTAAT CGTTTAGCTCGGCTGGCGACGGAGACAAGCGACGGCGTCTTCACCGACCTTGTCCGCAGCATGGAGCTGAAGCGCTTCGAAGTGCGTGAGTTGATCAAGGCTCAGCAGAAGCAGGTCGTGAGTCAGGCCGAGCGGCTTCTAGAGAAGATCCAAAAGGAGATCACTGAGCAGAAGAAGCGAGAGGCCGATCTGGACCGGCTGACCCTCGCCGACGACCACCTGCTTTTCCTTCAG AGCTGTCAGGCGCTGGAAGCGCTGCCGCCCGTGACGTCGCCGATCCCTGCCATCGCCGTGGAACCCGGCTTGACGTTTGCCACAAAAGCCGTGTGCGACTTTAAATCGCTGTTGCAAGAGTTTTGCCAGGATGGCTTCGTCAGCATCTATGAGAAAG TGAGAGAAGTGGTGATCACGGCTCCCCCCAATTTGCCCGTCCACATCGACGTGACCGGGCCCTCGGCTAATGTGACAGCACCCTTGGCCGAAATTCACCCCCCTGTACAAATGGAGGAGACAG AGTTCCTGTCACCTGGTTTGGACCAAAGCCACATGAGCCCACTCAACCCATTCCTAAGCCCAGGACCGGTTGTGCCCATTTTTGTCTTCTCGGCTTCTGGTTG
- the LOC133165737 gene encoding E3 ubiquitin-protein ligase TRIM47-like isoform X6 — protein MAQAGVVLDKDQFTCSVCLDVLRDPVTIPCGHSYCSDCIRNYWDQDEYLGVFMCPQCRQSFSPRPALARSTLLADVVDRFQRSGLQEVPAGGGGQQQQSLAEAGDVECDVCPGRKNKAVNSCLVCLASYCELHVRPHHDSAVFKKHKLVSAFKRLQESVCQRHDKLLEVYCRTDKQRICSMCLADEHKGHDTVLVEVEIQRQLGEMKLSSQQSIQQREKEVQELRQAIFSLNRLARLATETSDGVFTDLVRSMELKRFEVRELIKAQQKQVVSQAERLLEKIQKEITEQKKREADLDRLTLADDHLLFLQSCQALEALPPVTSPIPAIAVEPGLTFATKAVCDFKSLLQEFCQDGFVSIYEKVREVVITAPPNLPVHIDVTGPSANVTAPLAEIHPPVQMEETEFLSPGLDQSHMSPLNPFLSPGPVVPIFVFSASGSKLSTGSKQRNHQRRSHLRKK, from the exons ATGGCCCAGGCAGGGGTGGTCCTGGACAAAGATCAGTTCACCTGCTCTGTGTGTCTGGATGTCCTGCGAGATCCGGTGACCATCCCGTGCGGCCATAGCTACTGCTCCGACTGCATCCGCAACTACTGGGACCAGGATGAATACCTCGGCGTGTTCATGTGCCCCCAGTGCCGACAAAGCTTCAGCCCGAGGCCAGCCCTCGCCCGCAGCACCTTGCTAGCCGACGTGGTGGACCGATTCCAGCGTAGCGGACTCCAGGAGGTCCCGGCAGGCGGAGgggggcaacaacaacaaagcctGGCGGAGGCCGGCGACGTGGAGTGCGACGTGTGCCCCGGGAGGAAGAACAAGGCGGTCAACTCTTGCTTGGTGTGCCTGGCGTCGTACTGCGAGCTGCACGTCCGGCCCCACCACGACTCGGCCGTATTTAAGAAGCACAAGCTGGTGTCAGCCTTCAAGAGGCTCCAGGAGAGCGTGTGCCAGCGTCACGATAAGCTGCTGGAGGTCTACTGCCGCACGGACAAGCAGCGCATCTGCTCCATGTGcctggcggatgaacacaaggGACACGACACCGTGCTGGTGGAGGTGGAAATACAA AGACAGCTGGGTGAGATGAAGCTCAGCTCCCAGCAGAGCATTCAGCAAAGAGAGAAGGAAGTTCAAGAGCTAAGACAAGCCATATTTTCTCTTAAT CGTTTAGCTCGGCTGGCGACGGAGACAAGCGACGGCGTCTTCACCGACCTTGTCCGCAGCATGGAGCTGAAGCGCTTCGAAGTGCGTGAGTTGATCAAGGCTCAGCAGAAGCAGGTCGTGAGTCAGGCCGAGCGGCTTCTAGAGAAGATCCAAAAGGAGATCACTGAGCAGAAGAAGCGAGAGGCCGATCTGGACCGGCTGACCCTCGCCGACGACCACCTGCTTTTCCTTCAG AGCTGTCAGGCGCTGGAAGCGCTGCCGCCCGTGACGTCGCCGATCCCTGCCATCGCCGTGGAACCCGGCTTGACGTTTGCCACAAAAGCCGTGTGCGACTTTAAATCGCTGTTGCAAGAGTTTTGCCAGGATGGCTTCGTCAGCATCTATGAGAAAG TGAGAGAAGTGGTGATCACGGCTCCCCCCAATTTGCCCGTCCACATCGACGTGACCGGGCCCTCGGCTAATGTGACAGCACCCTTGGCCGAAATTCACCCCCCTGTACAAATGGAGGAGACAG AGTTCCTGTCACCTGGTTTGGACCAAAGCCACATGAGCCCACTCAACCCATTCCTAAGCCCAGGACCGGTTGTGCCCATTTTTGTCTTCTCGGCTTCTG
- the LOC133165737 gene encoding E3 ubiquitin-protein ligase TRIM47-like isoform X4, which yields MAQAGVVLDKDQFTCSVCLDVLRDPVTIPCGHSYCSDCIRNYWDQDEYLGVFMCPQCRQSFSPRPALARSTLLADVVDRFQRSGLQEVPAGGGGQQQQSLAEAGDVECDVCPGRKNKAVNSCLVCLASYCELHVRPHHDSAVFKKHKLVSAFKRLQESVCQRHDKLLEVYCRTDKQRICSMCLADEHKGHDTVLVEVEIQVQQRQLGEMKLSSQQSIQQREKEVQELRQAIFSLNRLARLATETSDGVFTDLVRSMELKRFEVRELIKAQQKQVVSQAERLLEKIQKEITEQKKREADLDRLTLADDHLLFLQSCQALEALPPVTSPIPAIAVEPGLTFATKAVCDFKSLLQEFCQDGFVSIYEKVREVVITAPPNLPVHIDVTGPSANVTAPLAEIHPPVQMEETEFLSPGLDQSHMSPLNPFLSPGPVVPIFVFSASGSKLSTGSKQRNHQRRSHLRKK from the exons ATGGCCCAGGCAGGGGTGGTCCTGGACAAAGATCAGTTCACCTGCTCTGTGTGTCTGGATGTCCTGCGAGATCCGGTGACCATCCCGTGCGGCCATAGCTACTGCTCCGACTGCATCCGCAACTACTGGGACCAGGATGAATACCTCGGCGTGTTCATGTGCCCCCAGTGCCGACAAAGCTTCAGCCCGAGGCCAGCCCTCGCCCGCAGCACCTTGCTAGCCGACGTGGTGGACCGATTCCAGCGTAGCGGACTCCAGGAGGTCCCGGCAGGCGGAGgggggcaacaacaacaaagcctGGCGGAGGCCGGCGACGTGGAGTGCGACGTGTGCCCCGGGAGGAAGAACAAGGCGGTCAACTCTTGCTTGGTGTGCCTGGCGTCGTACTGCGAGCTGCACGTCCGGCCCCACCACGACTCGGCCGTATTTAAGAAGCACAAGCTGGTGTCAGCCTTCAAGAGGCTCCAGGAGAGCGTGTGCCAGCGTCACGATAAGCTGCTGGAGGTCTACTGCCGCACGGACAAGCAGCGCATCTGCTCCATGTGcctggcggatgaacacaaggGACACGACACCGTGCTGGTGGAGGTGGAAATACAAGTGCAG CAGAGACAGCTGGGTGAGATGAAGCTCAGCTCCCAGCAGAGCATTCAGCAAAGAGAGAAGGAAGTTCAAGAGCTAAGACAAGCCATATTTTCTCTTAAT CGTTTAGCTCGGCTGGCGACGGAGACAAGCGACGGCGTCTTCACCGACCTTGTCCGCAGCATGGAGCTGAAGCGCTTCGAAGTGCGTGAGTTGATCAAGGCTCAGCAGAAGCAGGTCGTGAGTCAGGCCGAGCGGCTTCTAGAGAAGATCCAAAAGGAGATCACTGAGCAGAAGAAGCGAGAGGCCGATCTGGACCGGCTGACCCTCGCCGACGACCACCTGCTTTTCCTTCAG AGCTGTCAGGCGCTGGAAGCGCTGCCGCCCGTGACGTCGCCGATCCCTGCCATCGCCGTGGAACCCGGCTTGACGTTTGCCACAAAAGCCGTGTGCGACTTTAAATCGCTGTTGCAAGAGTTTTGCCAGGATGGCTTCGTCAGCATCTATGAGAAAG TGAGAGAAGTGGTGATCACGGCTCCCCCCAATTTGCCCGTCCACATCGACGTGACCGGGCCCTCGGCTAATGTGACAGCACCCTTGGCCGAAATTCACCCCCCTGTACAAATGGAGGAGACAG AGTTCCTGTCACCTGGTTTGGACCAAAGCCACATGAGCCCACTCAACCCATTCCTAAGCCCAGGACCGGTTGTGCCCATTTTTGTCTTCTCGGCTTCTG
- the LOC133165737 gene encoding E3 ubiquitin-protein ligase TRIM47-like isoform X5: MAQAGVVLDKDQFTCSVCLDVLRDPVTIPCGHSYCSDCIRNYWDQDEYLGVFMCPQCRQSFSPRPALARSTLLADVVDRFQRSGLQEVPAGGGGQQQQSLAEAGDVECDVCPGRKNKAVNSCLVCLASYCELHVRPHHDSAVFKKHKLVSAFKRLQESVCQRHDKLLEVYCRTDKQRICSMCLADEHKGHDTVLVEVEIQVQQRQLGEMKLSSQQSIQQREKEVQELRQAIFSLNRLARLATETSDGVFTDLVRSMELKRFEVRELIKAQQKQVVSQAERLLEKIQKEITEQKKREADLDRLTLADDHLLFLQSCQALEALPPVTSPIPAIAVEPGLTFATKAVCDFKSLLQEFCQDGFVSIYEKVREVVITAPPNLPVHIDVTGPSANVTAPLAEIHPPVQMEETGSKLSTGSKQRNHQRRSHLRKK, from the exons ATGGCCCAGGCAGGGGTGGTCCTGGACAAAGATCAGTTCACCTGCTCTGTGTGTCTGGATGTCCTGCGAGATCCGGTGACCATCCCGTGCGGCCATAGCTACTGCTCCGACTGCATCCGCAACTACTGGGACCAGGATGAATACCTCGGCGTGTTCATGTGCCCCCAGTGCCGACAAAGCTTCAGCCCGAGGCCAGCCCTCGCCCGCAGCACCTTGCTAGCCGACGTGGTGGACCGATTCCAGCGTAGCGGACTCCAGGAGGTCCCGGCAGGCGGAGgggggcaacaacaacaaagcctGGCGGAGGCCGGCGACGTGGAGTGCGACGTGTGCCCCGGGAGGAAGAACAAGGCGGTCAACTCTTGCTTGGTGTGCCTGGCGTCGTACTGCGAGCTGCACGTCCGGCCCCACCACGACTCGGCCGTATTTAAGAAGCACAAGCTGGTGTCAGCCTTCAAGAGGCTCCAGGAGAGCGTGTGCCAGCGTCACGATAAGCTGCTGGAGGTCTACTGCCGCACGGACAAGCAGCGCATCTGCTCCATGTGcctggcggatgaacacaaggGACACGACACCGTGCTGGTGGAGGTGGAAATACAAGTGCAG CAGAGACAGCTGGGTGAGATGAAGCTCAGCTCCCAGCAGAGCATTCAGCAAAGAGAGAAGGAAGTTCAAGAGCTAAGACAAGCCATATTTTCTCTTAAT CGTTTAGCTCGGCTGGCGACGGAGACAAGCGACGGCGTCTTCACCGACCTTGTCCGCAGCATGGAGCTGAAGCGCTTCGAAGTGCGTGAGTTGATCAAGGCTCAGCAGAAGCAGGTCGTGAGTCAGGCCGAGCGGCTTCTAGAGAAGATCCAAAAGGAGATCACTGAGCAGAAGAAGCGAGAGGCCGATCTGGACCGGCTGACCCTCGCCGACGACCACCTGCTTTTCCTTCAG AGCTGTCAGGCGCTGGAAGCGCTGCCGCCCGTGACGTCGCCGATCCCTGCCATCGCCGTGGAACCCGGCTTGACGTTTGCCACAAAAGCCGTGTGCGACTTTAAATCGCTGTTGCAAGAGTTTTGCCAGGATGGCTTCGTCAGCATCTATGAGAAAG TGAGAGAAGTGGTGATCACGGCTCCCCCCAATTTGCCCGTCCACATCGACGTGACCGGGCCCTCGGCTAATGTGACAGCACCCTTGGCCGAAATTCACCCCCCTGTACAAATGGAGGAGACAG